In Gemmata obscuriglobus, a single genomic region encodes these proteins:
- the pfp gene encoding diphosphate--fructose-6-phosphate 1-phosphotransferase: MADPTRGKLGIVVGGGPAPGINGVISSVTIEAINRGLEVVGVRDGFKYLAAGDVSQVRPLTIPDVAPYYQRGGALLGTSRTNPAKNPDHLNAVLKGLEQLGIKYLVTIGGDDTAYSGSQVYAHAKGAIKVAHVPKTIDNDLPLPPGIPTFGFETARHYGVQVARNLHEDAKTTTRWYILVSMGRAAGHLALGIGKASAATVTLIAEELKGKDVSIELICDIVIGAMIKRKAQGKGYGVAVLAEGLLEEIGETKLREMMEKNPGKFGSIELDAFGHLRLGEIEFGRLIRTTIASRLKDLGVKLDMVDKDLGYELRCADPIPFDAEYTRNLGYGAVKFLLSPEAEKNGVVVTFVGGNMVPRPFPEMIDPATKKMRTRLVDIGGENYEVARRYMIRLEQSDFDDATRLERLAAVVKMTPEQFRERFGYIVR; encoded by the coding sequence ATGGCGGATCCCACTCGCGGTAAGCTCGGCATCGTCGTCGGCGGCGGCCCGGCCCCGGGTATCAACGGCGTCATCAGCTCCGTGACCATCGAGGCCATCAACCGCGGGCTCGAGGTGGTGGGCGTCCGCGACGGCTTCAAGTACCTCGCGGCCGGCGACGTGTCGCAGGTGCGCCCGCTCACCATTCCGGACGTCGCGCCGTACTACCAGCGCGGCGGCGCGCTGCTGGGCACGAGCCGGACGAACCCGGCCAAGAACCCGGACCACCTGAACGCGGTCCTGAAGGGCCTGGAGCAGCTCGGGATCAAGTACCTCGTCACCATCGGCGGCGACGACACCGCGTACAGCGGGTCGCAGGTGTACGCCCACGCGAAGGGCGCCATCAAGGTGGCGCACGTGCCGAAGACCATCGACAACGACCTGCCGCTCCCCCCCGGAATCCCCACCTTCGGGTTCGAGACGGCGCGCCACTACGGGGTGCAGGTCGCGCGGAACCTGCACGAGGACGCGAAGACCACCACCCGGTGGTACATCCTCGTGAGCATGGGGCGGGCCGCCGGGCACCTCGCGCTGGGCATCGGCAAGGCCAGCGCCGCGACCGTCACCCTCATCGCAGAGGAGCTGAAGGGCAAGGACGTCTCGATCGAGCTGATCTGCGACATCGTCATCGGCGCGATGATCAAGCGCAAGGCGCAGGGCAAGGGTTACGGGGTCGCGGTCCTGGCCGAAGGGCTGCTGGAAGAGATCGGCGAGACGAAGCTCCGCGAGATGATGGAGAAGAACCCCGGCAAGTTCGGGTCCATCGAGCTCGACGCGTTCGGGCACCTGCGCCTGGGCGAGATCGAGTTCGGGCGGCTGATCCGCACCACGATCGCCTCGCGCCTCAAGGACCTCGGCGTCAAGCTGGACATGGTGGACAAGGACCTGGGGTACGAGCTGCGGTGCGCCGACCCGATCCCGTTCGACGCCGAGTACACCCGCAACCTCGGGTACGGCGCGGTCAAGTTCCTGCTGTCGCCGGAAGCCGAGAAGAACGGCGTGGTGGTAACGTTCGTGGGCGGGAACATGGTGCCGCGGCCGTTCCCGGAGATGATCGACCCCGCGACCAAGAAGATGCGCACCCGGCTGGTGGACATCGGCGGCGAGAACTACGAGGTCGCCCGCCGGTACATGATCCGGCTGGAGCAGAGCGACTTCGACGACGCCACCCGGCTGGAACGCCTCGCGGCGGTCGTGAAGATGACCCCGGAACAGTTCCGCGAGCGATTCGGCTACATCGTGCGCTGA
- a CDS encoding two-component system sensor histidine kinase NtrB — protein sequence MTDPAPPGPCADPPPANEGGIAELAAGFIHEIKNHLGTLSLNLQLLAEDFEDAQSPRERKALERVSRLSGECRKLLDLSNDFLRFARLRELHTRPAALGAVVDAVIDFLGPVAKARGVEIKWFSAPELPLVCLDCDLFEQALLNLGLNAFDAMPDGGTLTLIGRSGGRSDDASVKGDEGCGAGARTVCLDVIDTGAGIEPAALAKLFRPFHTTKPDGNGLGLATTRKIVVAHGGTIEAQSAPGHGTRFTIALPAAPGAERITAPGA from the coding sequence ATGACCGATCCCGCACCGCCGGGGCCGTGCGCCGACCCGCCGCCCGCGAACGAGGGCGGCATCGCGGAGCTCGCCGCCGGGTTCATCCACGAGATCAAGAACCACCTCGGCACCCTTTCGCTCAACCTCCAACTGCTCGCGGAGGACTTCGAGGACGCCCAGTCCCCCCGCGAGCGCAAGGCGCTGGAGCGGGTGTCGCGCCTGTCCGGCGAGTGCCGCAAGCTGCTCGACCTGTCGAACGACTTTTTGCGGTTCGCCCGGCTCCGCGAGCTGCACACCCGGCCCGCCGCGCTGGGCGCGGTGGTGGACGCGGTGATCGACTTCCTCGGCCCGGTCGCGAAGGCCCGCGGGGTCGAAATCAAATGGTTCTCCGCGCCCGAACTCCCCCTGGTGTGCCTCGACTGCGACCTGTTCGAGCAGGCGCTACTGAACCTCGGGCTGAACGCCTTCGACGCGATGCCCGACGGCGGGACGCTCACGCTCATCGGCCGGTCCGGGGGCCGCTCGGACGACGCGAGTGTGAAGGGCGACGAGGGGTGCGGCGCCGGCGCGCGCACCGTCTGTCTCGACGTGATCGATACGGGCGCGGGGATCGAGCCCGCGGCGCTGGCGAAGCTGTTCCGCCCGTTCCACACCACCAAGCCCGACGGAAACGGGCTCGGGCTCGCCACCACCCGCAAGATCGTCGTCGCGCACGGCGGCACGATCGAGGCGCAGAGCGCCCCGGGGCACGGCACGAGGTTCACCATCGCGCTTCCGGCCGCCCCCGGCGCCGAACGAATTACGGCACCGGGCGCCTGA